In Phragmitibacter flavus, a single genomic region encodes these proteins:
- a CDS encoding PEP-CTERM sorting domain-containing protein (PEP-CTERM proteins occur, often in large numbers, in the proteomes of bacteria that also encode an exosortase, a predicted intramembrane cysteine proteinase. The presence of a PEP-CTERM domain at a protein's C-terminus predicts cleavage within the sorting domain, followed by covalent anchoring to some some component of the (usually Gram-negative) cell surface. Many PEP-CTERM proteins exhibit an unusual sequence composition that includes large numbers of potential glycosylation sites. Expression of one such protein has been shown restore the ability of a bacterium to form floc, a type of biofilm.): MKHLAAITLLGLVTFVVPGKAAILVHDGFASGGATPASDQYRTTGDYRQIAIAYRDFNNPTTDNGGQNPTTLGFQNPWTTAQFTSSGVYLRAQATSLTYTSADSISLITTAGSASLFRNGVSGAPDAKTYSRDISVTGALPSTLYFSVLVSFDANQPILFQTQTLGSSVKPHFGFGIDTNGLGFVSTSTTIGTAGTVTNTASALATNTTHLLVLKVEQTSNAVVDTLTLYVNPQLGSEGLNTAAASFTGDFFVAQNAAFELSSLFVTGTPNGSATAPTTRGVTFDEFRISTSWNDIATAVPEPTRAALFALGLSLCLVRRRP, translated from the coding sequence ATGAAACACCTCGCAGCCATCACCCTTCTTGGCCTGGTAACTTTCGTCGTGCCTGGCAAAGCTGCCATCCTCGTCCACGACGGTTTCGCCAGCGGTGGAGCCACTCCAGCATCCGATCAATATCGCACTACCGGCGACTACCGCCAGATCGCGATTGCCTATCGCGATTTTAACAACCCCACCACCGACAACGGCGGACAAAACCCCACCACCCTCGGCTTCCAAAACCCGTGGACGACCGCCCAGTTCACCAGCAGTGGCGTTTATCTCCGCGCCCAAGCCACTTCCCTCACCTACACCTCCGCGGATTCCATTAGCCTCATCACCACCGCCGGCTCCGCCTCTCTTTTTCGCAACGGAGTGTCCGGTGCCCCGGATGCCAAAACCTACTCGCGCGACATCAGCGTTACCGGAGCCCTTCCCTCCACCCTTTATTTCAGCGTCCTCGTCAGCTTCGACGCCAATCAGCCCATCCTCTTCCAAACCCAGACCTTGGGCAGCAGCGTGAAACCCCATTTTGGATTCGGCATCGACACCAACGGACTCGGCTTCGTCAGCACCAGCACCACGATTGGGACCGCGGGCACCGTCACCAACACCGCTTCCGCCCTCGCCACCAACACCACCCATCTCCTGGTTCTCAAAGTCGAACAAACCTCCAACGCCGTTGTCGACACCCTCACTCTTTACGTCAACCCCCAGCTAGGCTCTGAAGGCCTCAACACCGCCGCCGCGTCCTTCACCGGCGACTTCTTTGTTGCACAAAACGCCGCTTTCGAACTCTCCAGCCTTTTCGTCACCGGCACCCCCAACGGCTCCGCCACCGCCCCCACCACTCGTGGTGTCACCTTCGACGAATTCCGTATCTCCACCTCTTGGAACGACATCGCCACCGCCGTCCCCGAACCCACCCGCGCCGCCTTGTTCGCCCTCGGCCTCAGCCTCTGCCTCGTTCGCCGTCGACCCTAG
- a CDS encoding SLC13 family permease has product MSQTHPPKNSVHDEHGNPIEDGFGWRHRSGLILAMLFLIGMFLGPPVFGLSPEGSKVALLALMMATLWITEAIPIPATALLPLLMLPLLGISTMKQAAAPYSDPIIYLFMGGFMLAIAMEQWNLHRRIALNIIASVGTRPRSILFGFLCAAAFLSMWTSNSATAMMMLPIGVSVYALLKSQQGDTPGNRELGAALVLAIAYGANIGGIGTLIGTPPNAVLKAHLQNQHGIEIGFGQWMLIGVPLILISLPLVQLILTRLSFRISNQEVPGVKEALTTQRQSLGRMSQAEWSVCAVFGLAIVLWISRELWKAPPPAIATDPWSLGALITDEVIAIGCALLLFLIPSGKGSGSFVLDHTCLKKLPWDVLILFGGGLSLAAAMEKTGVIKNLAIAMQGMAGWPALVIVFIVTAVMIVATALTSNTATATAFLPVISGLAIGINQPVILLAVPVAIAASADFALPVGTPPNAVAYGSGLVTLPRMFRAGLWVDLLFALLIPILMWTIGRWAFAEFMVTKSVP; this is encoded by the coding sequence ATGAGCCAGACGCATCCACCAAAAAATTCCGTGCATGACGAACACGGCAATCCCATCGAAGACGGCTTCGGCTGGCGGCATCGTTCCGGCCTGATTCTCGCAATGCTCTTCCTCATCGGCATGTTCCTCGGCCCACCCGTCTTCGGCCTCAGCCCCGAAGGCAGCAAAGTCGCCCTCCTCGCCCTCATGATGGCCACCCTCTGGATCACCGAAGCGATCCCCATCCCCGCCACCGCGCTCCTGCCCCTGCTCATGCTGCCCCTCCTCGGCATCTCCACCATGAAACAGGCCGCCGCCCCCTATTCCGACCCCATCATCTACCTCTTCATGGGCGGCTTCATGCTCGCCATCGCCATGGAGCAATGGAACCTCCACCGCCGCATCGCCCTCAACATCATCGCCTCCGTCGGCACCCGGCCCCGCTCCATCCTCTTCGGCTTTCTCTGCGCCGCCGCCTTCCTCAGCATGTGGACCAGCAACTCCGCCACTGCCATGATGATGCTCCCCATCGGCGTCAGCGTCTATGCCCTCCTCAAAAGCCAGCAAGGCGACACCCCCGGCAACCGCGAGCTCGGTGCCGCCCTCGTCCTCGCCATCGCTTACGGAGCCAACATCGGCGGCATCGGCACCCTCATCGGCACTCCGCCCAACGCCGTGCTCAAAGCCCATCTGCAAAATCAGCACGGCATCGAAATCGGCTTCGGCCAGTGGATGCTCATCGGCGTCCCCCTCATCCTTATCTCCCTGCCCCTCGTCCAACTCATCCTCACCCGGCTCAGCTTCCGCATCAGCAACCAGGAAGTGCCCGGCGTCAAAGAAGCCCTCACGACCCAGCGTCAAAGCCTCGGTCGCATGAGCCAGGCCGAGTGGTCCGTCTGCGCCGTCTTCGGTCTCGCCATCGTCCTGTGGATCAGCCGTGAACTGTGGAAAGCCCCCCCTCCCGCCATCGCCACCGACCCCTGGTCGCTCGGTGCCCTCATCACCGATGAAGTCATCGCCATCGGCTGCGCCCTTCTGCTCTTCCTCATCCCCAGCGGCAAAGGCAGCGGCAGTTTCGTCCTCGACCACACCTGCCTCAAAAAACTTCCCTGGGACGTCCTCATCCTGTTCGGAGGCGGACTCAGCCTCGCCGCCGCCATGGAAAAAACCGGCGTCATCAAAAACCTCGCCATCGCCATGCAGGGAATGGCCGGCTGGCCCGCCCTTGTGATCGTTTTCATCGTCACCGCCGTCATGATTGTTGCGACCGCCCTCACCAGCAACACCGCCACGGCCACCGCCTTCCTTCCCGTCATCTCCGGCCTCGCCATCGGCATCAACCAGCCCGTCATCCTCCTCGCCGTTCCTGTTGCCATTGCCGCCAGTGCCGACTTCGCCCTTCCCGTCGGCACCCCGCCCAATGCCGTTGCCTACGGTTCTGGACTCGTGACCCTCCCCAGAATGTTCCGCGCTGGCTTATGGGTCGACCTCCTCTTCGCCCTGCTCATCCCCATCCTCATGTGGACCATCGGCCGCTGGGCCTTTGCCGAATTCATGGTGACCAAATCCGTTCCATGA